The Ahaetulla prasina isolate Xishuangbanna chromosome 4, ASM2864084v1, whole genome shotgun sequence genome has a window encoding:
- the DHX30 gene encoding ATP-dependent RNA helicase DHX30 isoform X2, with product MFSLNSCRRETRDLLKEFPQPKNLLNSVIGRALGISHARDKLIYIHSNGPRKKKVTLVIKWPKNVEVEGFGTKKIDAERQAAAAACQLFKGWGLLGPRNELFDAAKYRILAEQLGCAEKKWFAESHWRSKSGPSLADLSTCWRRMEPEDPVQPLEHSPLSKPLRSEELEEGELEEGELEEGELEDDTIDLPNGLSMARPDVQTPPRDLRDALSVETTDDNTALRALTQFPLPKNLLAQVIQIATSSSTVKEYMQFRTVGTKVKICKLTLRWPCPMTFAAKGRRKVEAENKAAALACQKLKSLGLVDKNNNPLSHAMYNMTSLRELGENQRKPCHIKVPEATLRKIENYLNHYPLDSRDSRPPRLTDDVMNLSKESGGALSDAITGKTYIPLSESEEVRLSQNLLALWKRRGNLWQDSHPLPVDSHKEAILSAVEQHPVVVIAGDTGCGKTTRIPQLLLEHFILEGRGAQCNMVVTQPRRISAISVAQRVAQELGPNMRRNVGYQVRLESKPPSRGGALLFCTVGILLRKLQGNPRLEGVSHVIVDEVHERDVNTDFLLILLKGIQKQNRQLRLVLMSATGDNQRFSQYFGDCPVVKVPGFMYPVKEYYLEDIMSMVSRHRHYEIKQSDDECILDLELIADLILQIDAHGEPGGILCFLPGWQEIKGVQQRLLEILGPHNSRYLILPVHSNIPMMDQQSIFPRPPPGVRKIVLATNIAETSITINDIVHVVDSGTHKEERYDLKTKVSCLETVWVSKSNVIQRRGRAGRCQSGFAYHLFPHSRLDRMPTYQVPEILRTPLENLVVQTKIHQPEKTAVEFLSKALDSPDIKAVDEAVILLQEIGVLDSREALTTLGKRLAQISTDPRLAKAIVLASIYRCIQPLLLIVSCLTRDPFSSSLQNRTEVDKAKAVLSRESGSDHLAFVRAVAGWEDILRRRDSRARDDYLQDYSLYAPSLRFINGLVKQFSENLYEAYLVPTPSDCLLPSSVCNQYSEEEELVKGVLMAGLYPNLIQVRQGKVTRQGKFKPNSYTYRTKAGTVLLHKSTINRESSKLYSRWLTYFMAVKSNGGVFVRDSSQVHPLAVLLMTDTDIYVRDDGWRATISLVDSDLLVLEGDSYTIRLLRDFRVALSRMVETCLCYEMAAIPGDLHHQHSQLLDILVDLLKGPSASFGA from the exons ATGTTCTCCTTGAATTCATGCAGAAGAG AAACTAGAGATTTGCTAAAGGAATTCCCACAGCCAAAAAACCTTCTCAATAGCGTTATTGGACGAGCCCTCGGTATCTCACATGCCAGAGACAAATTAATCTACATCCATTCCAACGGGCCACGAAaaaag aAAGTCACGCTGGTCATCAAGTGGCCCAAAAATGTTGAGGTGGAAGGCTTTGGGACCAAGAAGATCGACGCCGAGAGACAAGCAGCTGCCGCAGCTTGCCAGCTCTTCAAG GGTTGGGGCCTGCTGGGACCCCGGAACGAGCTCTTCGATGCCGCCAAGTACCGGATTTTGGCCGAGCAGCTCGGCTGCGCCGAGAAGAAGTGGTTTGCCGAAAGCCACTGGCGCTCCAAATCTGGCCCATCCCTGGCCGACCTCTCAACCTGCTGGCGACGGATGGAGCCCGAGGACCCCGTCCAGCCCTTGGAGCACAGCCCCCTCTCCAAACCCCTCCGAAGTGAAGAACTGGAGGAGGGGGAGCTCGAGGAAGGGGAACTGGAGGAGGGAGAGCTCGAGGATGATACCATCGACCTGCCCAACGGTCTCTCCATGGCACGGCCGGATGTTCAGACACCGCCCAGGGATCTCAG GGATGCACTCTCGGTGGAAACGACTGATGACAACACCGCCCTGCGTGCCCTGACTCAGTTTCCCCTGCCAAAAAACCTCCTTGCCCAGGTCATCCAGATCGCCACATCATCTTCCACCGTCAAG GAGTACATGCAGTTCCGCACGGTTGGCACCAAAGTCAAGATCTGCAAACTGACCTTGCGCTGGCCCTGCCCGATGACCTTCGCCGCCAAGGGACGTCGCAAAGTGGAAGCGGAGAACAAGGCCGCCGCCCTGGCATGTCAGAAGCTGAAG agtCTCGGTTTAGTCGACAAGAACAACAATCCGCTGAGCCATGCCATGTACAACATGACGTCTCTACGGGAGCTGGGCGAAAATCAGAGGAAACCCTGCCATATTAAAGTCCCCGAAGCCACCCTGCGCAAGATCGAGAACTACTTGAACCAC TACCCTCTTGACTCCCGGGACTCTCGACCGCCCCGGCTGACAGATGATGTGATGAACCTGAGTAAGGAGAGCGGTGGCGCCCTGAGCGATGCCATCACGGGCAAAACCTACATCCCGCTCTCCGAATCGGAAGAGGTCCGTCTCAGCCAGAATCTCCTGGCGCTCTGGAAACGGCGAGGGAACCTGTGGCAGGATAGCCACCCGCTCCCCGTGGATTCCCACAAGGAAGCTATCCTCTCAGCCGTGGAGCAGCACCCAGTCGTGGTGATCGCCGGTGATACCGGCTGTGGGAAAACCACCCGTATCCCCCAGTTGCTCCTGGAACACTTCATCCTGGAAGGCCGCGGCGCCCAATGCAACATGGTGGTCACCCAGCCCCGTCGGATCAGTGCCATTTCTGTGGCCCAGCGCGTGGCCCAAGAGCTGGGTCCCAACATGCGGCGGAATGTCGGGTACCAGGTGCGGCTGGAGAGCAAGCCGCCGTCCCGTGGGGGAGCCTTGCTCTTCTGCACTGTGGGCATCCTGTTGCGGAAACTGCAAGGCAACCCCCGACTGGAAGGGGTCAGCCACGTGATTGTGGACGAGGTCCACGAGCGGGATGTCAACACCGACTTCCTGCTCATCCTTCTGAAGGGAATTCAGAAGCAAAACCGGCAGCTGCGCCTGGTACTGATGAGCGCCACAGGGGACAACCAACGTTTCTCACAGTATTTCGGGGATTGTCCTGTGGTCAAAGTGCCAGGTTTCATGTATCCGGTCAAAGAATATTACTTGGAGGACATTATGTCCATGGTCAGCCGACATCGTCATTATGAGATTAAG caATCGGACGATGAGTGCATTCTGGACCTTGAGCTGATAGCTGATCTCATCCTTCAGATTGATGCCCACGGTGAACCAG GTGGCATCCTCTGCTTCCTTCCGGGCTGGCAGGAGATTAAAGGGGTCCAGCAACGTCTTTTGGAAATCCTGGGGCCTCACAACAGCCGCTATCTTATCTTACCAG ttcatTCCAATATCCCAATGATGGACCAGCAGAGCATCTTCCCCCGGCCTCCCCCCGGCGTGCGAAAAATCGTCCTGGCCACCAACATTGCCGAGACCTCCATCACCATCAACGACATTGTGCATGTGGTGGACAGCGGGACCCACAAGGAGGAGCGCTACGATCTGAAAACCAAG GTTTCGTGCTTGGAGACCGTCTGGGTGTCGAAATCGAACGTCATCCAACGAAGAGGACGTGCCGGGCGCTGCCAGTCCGGGTTCGCCTACCACCTCTTCCCTCACAGCCGCCTGGACCGTATGCCCACCTACCAAGTGCCCGAAATTCTGCGCACGCCTCTAGAGAACCTGGTGGTACAAACCAAGATCCACCAGCCAGAGAAGACG GCTGTTGAGTTCCTCTCTAAAGCCCTGGACAGCCCCGACATCAAAGCTGTGGACGAGGCCGTCATCCTCCTGCAGGAGATTG GAGTGCTGGATTCCCGAGAGGCTCTGACCACGCTGGGTAAGCGCCTGGCCCAGATCTCCACTGATCCCCGGCTGGCCAAGGCCATTGTGCTGGCTTCCATCTACCGTTGCATCCAGCCTCTCCTTCTCATCGTCTCCTGCCTGACCCGGGACCCCTTTAGCAGCAGCCTGCAGAACCGAACGGAGGTGGACAAG GCTAAGGCCGTGCTGAGTCGAGAGAGCGGCAGTGATCATCTGGCCTTTGTGCGGGCTGTGGCCGGCTGGGAGGACATTCTGCGGCGCCGAGACAGCCGGGCTCGCGACGACTATCTGCAGGATTACTCACTCTACGCCCCCAGTTTGCGCTTCATCAATG GCCTGGTGAAGCAATTTTCCGAGAACCTCTATGAAGCCTACCTGGTGCCGACTCCCTCAGATTGCCTCTTGCCGTCATCCGTTTGCAACCAGTATagcgaggaggaggaactggTGAAGGGAGTCCTGATGGCCGGGCTGTATCCCAACCTTatccag GTCCGGCAAGGGAAGGTGACCAGACAGGGCAAGTTCAAACCGAACAGCTACACATATCGGACCAAGGCGGGGACTGTCCTGTTACATAAATCGACCATCAACAG GGAGTCCTCCAAGCTGTACAGCCGTTGGCTGACCTACTTCATGGCGGTCAAGTCCAACGGGGGTGTCTTTGTGCGTGACTCCTCGCAGGTGCATCCACTTGCCGTGCTGCTGATGACCGATACGGACATCTATGTGCGAG ATGACGGGTGGCGTGCCACCATTTCCCTAGTGGACAGTGACCTGCTGGTGCTGGAAGGCGATTCCTACACCATACGCCTGCTCcgcgacttccgggtggctctcTCCCGGATGGTGGAAACCTGTCTCTGCTACGAGATGGCGGCCATTCCCGGCGACCTCCACCATCAACACAGCCAACTCTTGGATATCCTGGTGGATCTCCTGAAAGGCCCTTCTGCCAGCTTCGGTGCCTAA
- the LOC131198293 gene encoding gastrula zinc finger protein XlCGF49.1-like, which translates to MQCGKCFSQRQHVKTHRRVHTGEKPFAQKQPLINHLRVHTGERPYGCHECGKTFQNQTTLTIHHRIHTGERPFRCLLCGKTCSQLQHLESHQRVHRAEQHLFAESNGKALALRKAREMQEKPYWCPECEKHFRDENIMQAHLQIHRDKKALGYGNPSPSLPIQPKKTPLDSEPVEKAAGVNQNLPTLVPRRPFVCTDCSRTFTQSKYLALHQKSHQ; encoded by the coding sequence ATGCAGTGTGGGAAGTGCTTCAGCCAAAGGCAACATGTCAAGACTCACCGGCGAGTGCACACAGGTGAGAAGCCTTTTGCCCAGAAGCAGCCACTGATCAACCACTTACGGGTGCACACTGGTGAGCGGCCGTACGGGTGCCACGAATGTGGGAAGACATTCCAGAATCAGACCACGCTGACCATCCACCACCGGATACACACGGGTGAACGTCCTTTCCGTTGCCTGCTGTGTGGAAAGACCTGCAGTCAGTTGCAGCACCTCGAGAGCCATCAGCGAGTTCACCGTGCTGAGCAGCACTTGTTTGCGGAGAGCAACGGTAAAGCTCTAGCGCTCAGGAAGGCACGCGAGATGCAGGAGAAGCCGTATTGGTGCCCGGAATGCGAGAAGCACTTCCGGGATGAAAACATCATGCAGGCTCACCTCCAGATCCACAGGGATAAGAAGGCTCTTGGGTACGGCAACCCAAGTCCATCACTTCCCATCCAGCCGAAAAAGACTCCGCTGGACTCTGAGCCTGTGGAGAAAGCGGCAGGAGTGAACCAGAATCTCCCCACCCTTGTCCCAAGGAGACCCTTTGTGTGCACTGACTGTAGCAGGACATTTACACAGTCCAAATATCTTGCCTTACATCAGAAGAGCCACCAATGA
- the DHX30 gene encoding ATP-dependent RNA helicase DHX30 isoform X1 — translation MAVPCRLLRGLLRGGGFTGAPGLVGPWRARCYTRVAGPEEAEEGCREGDMGREGEEGVSLRVSPPKLPRETRDLLKEFPQPKNLLNSVIGRALGISHARDKLIYIHSNGPRKKKVTLVIKWPKNVEVEGFGTKKIDAERQAAAAACQLFKGWGLLGPRNELFDAAKYRILAEQLGCAEKKWFAESHWRSKSGPSLADLSTCWRRMEPEDPVQPLEHSPLSKPLRSEELEEGELEEGELEEGELEDDTIDLPNGLSMARPDVQTPPRDLRDALSVETTDDNTALRALTQFPLPKNLLAQVIQIATSSSTVKEYMQFRTVGTKVKICKLTLRWPCPMTFAAKGRRKVEAENKAAALACQKLKSLGLVDKNNNPLSHAMYNMTSLRELGENQRKPCHIKVPEATLRKIENYLNHYPLDSRDSRPPRLTDDVMNLSKESGGALSDAITGKTYIPLSESEEVRLSQNLLALWKRRGNLWQDSHPLPVDSHKEAILSAVEQHPVVVIAGDTGCGKTTRIPQLLLEHFILEGRGAQCNMVVTQPRRISAISVAQRVAQELGPNMRRNVGYQVRLESKPPSRGGALLFCTVGILLRKLQGNPRLEGVSHVIVDEVHERDVNTDFLLILLKGIQKQNRQLRLVLMSATGDNQRFSQYFGDCPVVKVPGFMYPVKEYYLEDIMSMVSRHRHYEIKQSDDECILDLELIADLILQIDAHGEPGGILCFLPGWQEIKGVQQRLLEILGPHNSRYLILPVHSNIPMMDQQSIFPRPPPGVRKIVLATNIAETSITINDIVHVVDSGTHKEERYDLKTKVSCLETVWVSKSNVIQRRGRAGRCQSGFAYHLFPHSRLDRMPTYQVPEILRTPLENLVVQTKIHQPEKTAVEFLSKALDSPDIKAVDEAVILLQEIGVLDSREALTTLGKRLAQISTDPRLAKAIVLASIYRCIQPLLLIVSCLTRDPFSSSLQNRTEVDKAKAVLSRESGSDHLAFVRAVAGWEDILRRRDSRARDDYLQDYSLYAPSLRFINGLVKQFSENLYEAYLVPTPSDCLLPSSVCNQYSEEEELVKGVLMAGLYPNLIQVRQGKVTRQGKFKPNSYTYRTKAGTVLLHKSTINRESSKLYSRWLTYFMAVKSNGGVFVRDSSQVHPLAVLLMTDTDIYVRDDGWRATISLVDSDLLVLEGDSYTIRLLRDFRVALSRMVETCLCYEMAAIPGDLHHQHSQLLDILVDLLKGPSASFGA, via the exons ATGGCGGTCCCTTGCCGGCTCTTGCGGGGGCTCCTGCGCGGCGGAGGCTTCACGGGAGCCCCCGGCTTGGTGGGCCCTTGGCGAGCCCGGTGCTACACCCGCGTTGCCGGGCCGGAAGAAGCGGAGGAAGGCTGCCGGGAAGGAGACATGGGCCGGGAGGGCGAGGAAGGCGTCAGCCTCCGGGTCTCTCCCCCAAAGCTCCCTCGGG AAACTAGAGATTTGCTAAAGGAATTCCCACAGCCAAAAAACCTTCTCAATAGCGTTATTGGACGAGCCCTCGGTATCTCACATGCCAGAGACAAATTAATCTACATCCATTCCAACGGGCCACGAAaaaag aAAGTCACGCTGGTCATCAAGTGGCCCAAAAATGTTGAGGTGGAAGGCTTTGGGACCAAGAAGATCGACGCCGAGAGACAAGCAGCTGCCGCAGCTTGCCAGCTCTTCAAG GGTTGGGGCCTGCTGGGACCCCGGAACGAGCTCTTCGATGCCGCCAAGTACCGGATTTTGGCCGAGCAGCTCGGCTGCGCCGAGAAGAAGTGGTTTGCCGAAAGCCACTGGCGCTCCAAATCTGGCCCATCCCTGGCCGACCTCTCAACCTGCTGGCGACGGATGGAGCCCGAGGACCCCGTCCAGCCCTTGGAGCACAGCCCCCTCTCCAAACCCCTCCGAAGTGAAGAACTGGAGGAGGGGGAGCTCGAGGAAGGGGAACTGGAGGAGGGAGAGCTCGAGGATGATACCATCGACCTGCCCAACGGTCTCTCCATGGCACGGCCGGATGTTCAGACACCGCCCAGGGATCTCAG GGATGCACTCTCGGTGGAAACGACTGATGACAACACCGCCCTGCGTGCCCTGACTCAGTTTCCCCTGCCAAAAAACCTCCTTGCCCAGGTCATCCAGATCGCCACATCATCTTCCACCGTCAAG GAGTACATGCAGTTCCGCACGGTTGGCACCAAAGTCAAGATCTGCAAACTGACCTTGCGCTGGCCCTGCCCGATGACCTTCGCCGCCAAGGGACGTCGCAAAGTGGAAGCGGAGAACAAGGCCGCCGCCCTGGCATGTCAGAAGCTGAAG agtCTCGGTTTAGTCGACAAGAACAACAATCCGCTGAGCCATGCCATGTACAACATGACGTCTCTACGGGAGCTGGGCGAAAATCAGAGGAAACCCTGCCATATTAAAGTCCCCGAAGCCACCCTGCGCAAGATCGAGAACTACTTGAACCAC TACCCTCTTGACTCCCGGGACTCTCGACCGCCCCGGCTGACAGATGATGTGATGAACCTGAGTAAGGAGAGCGGTGGCGCCCTGAGCGATGCCATCACGGGCAAAACCTACATCCCGCTCTCCGAATCGGAAGAGGTCCGTCTCAGCCAGAATCTCCTGGCGCTCTGGAAACGGCGAGGGAACCTGTGGCAGGATAGCCACCCGCTCCCCGTGGATTCCCACAAGGAAGCTATCCTCTCAGCCGTGGAGCAGCACCCAGTCGTGGTGATCGCCGGTGATACCGGCTGTGGGAAAACCACCCGTATCCCCCAGTTGCTCCTGGAACACTTCATCCTGGAAGGCCGCGGCGCCCAATGCAACATGGTGGTCACCCAGCCCCGTCGGATCAGTGCCATTTCTGTGGCCCAGCGCGTGGCCCAAGAGCTGGGTCCCAACATGCGGCGGAATGTCGGGTACCAGGTGCGGCTGGAGAGCAAGCCGCCGTCCCGTGGGGGAGCCTTGCTCTTCTGCACTGTGGGCATCCTGTTGCGGAAACTGCAAGGCAACCCCCGACTGGAAGGGGTCAGCCACGTGATTGTGGACGAGGTCCACGAGCGGGATGTCAACACCGACTTCCTGCTCATCCTTCTGAAGGGAATTCAGAAGCAAAACCGGCAGCTGCGCCTGGTACTGATGAGCGCCACAGGGGACAACCAACGTTTCTCACAGTATTTCGGGGATTGTCCTGTGGTCAAAGTGCCAGGTTTCATGTATCCGGTCAAAGAATATTACTTGGAGGACATTATGTCCATGGTCAGCCGACATCGTCATTATGAGATTAAG caATCGGACGATGAGTGCATTCTGGACCTTGAGCTGATAGCTGATCTCATCCTTCAGATTGATGCCCACGGTGAACCAG GTGGCATCCTCTGCTTCCTTCCGGGCTGGCAGGAGATTAAAGGGGTCCAGCAACGTCTTTTGGAAATCCTGGGGCCTCACAACAGCCGCTATCTTATCTTACCAG ttcatTCCAATATCCCAATGATGGACCAGCAGAGCATCTTCCCCCGGCCTCCCCCCGGCGTGCGAAAAATCGTCCTGGCCACCAACATTGCCGAGACCTCCATCACCATCAACGACATTGTGCATGTGGTGGACAGCGGGACCCACAAGGAGGAGCGCTACGATCTGAAAACCAAG GTTTCGTGCTTGGAGACCGTCTGGGTGTCGAAATCGAACGTCATCCAACGAAGAGGACGTGCCGGGCGCTGCCAGTCCGGGTTCGCCTACCACCTCTTCCCTCACAGCCGCCTGGACCGTATGCCCACCTACCAAGTGCCCGAAATTCTGCGCACGCCTCTAGAGAACCTGGTGGTACAAACCAAGATCCACCAGCCAGAGAAGACG GCTGTTGAGTTCCTCTCTAAAGCCCTGGACAGCCCCGACATCAAAGCTGTGGACGAGGCCGTCATCCTCCTGCAGGAGATTG GAGTGCTGGATTCCCGAGAGGCTCTGACCACGCTGGGTAAGCGCCTGGCCCAGATCTCCACTGATCCCCGGCTGGCCAAGGCCATTGTGCTGGCTTCCATCTACCGTTGCATCCAGCCTCTCCTTCTCATCGTCTCCTGCCTGACCCGGGACCCCTTTAGCAGCAGCCTGCAGAACCGAACGGAGGTGGACAAG GCTAAGGCCGTGCTGAGTCGAGAGAGCGGCAGTGATCATCTGGCCTTTGTGCGGGCTGTGGCCGGCTGGGAGGACATTCTGCGGCGCCGAGACAGCCGGGCTCGCGACGACTATCTGCAGGATTACTCACTCTACGCCCCCAGTTTGCGCTTCATCAATG GCCTGGTGAAGCAATTTTCCGAGAACCTCTATGAAGCCTACCTGGTGCCGACTCCCTCAGATTGCCTCTTGCCGTCATCCGTTTGCAACCAGTATagcgaggaggaggaactggTGAAGGGAGTCCTGATGGCCGGGCTGTATCCCAACCTTatccag GTCCGGCAAGGGAAGGTGACCAGACAGGGCAAGTTCAAACCGAACAGCTACACATATCGGACCAAGGCGGGGACTGTCCTGTTACATAAATCGACCATCAACAG GGAGTCCTCCAAGCTGTACAGCCGTTGGCTGACCTACTTCATGGCGGTCAAGTCCAACGGGGGTGTCTTTGTGCGTGACTCCTCGCAGGTGCATCCACTTGCCGTGCTGCTGATGACCGATACGGACATCTATGTGCGAG ATGACGGGTGGCGTGCCACCATTTCCCTAGTGGACAGTGACCTGCTGGTGCTGGAAGGCGATTCCTACACCATACGCCTGCTCcgcgacttccgggtggctctcTCCCGGATGGTGGAAACCTGTCTCTGCTACGAGATGGCGGCCATTCCCGGCGACCTCCACCATCAACACAGCCAACTCTTGGATATCCTGGTGGATCTCCTGAAAGGCCCTTCTGCCAGCTTCGGTGCCTAA
- the DHX30 gene encoding ATP-dependent RNA helicase DHX30 isoform X3, translating to MEPEDPVQPLEHSPLSKPLRSEELEEGELEEGELEEGELEDDTIDLPNGLSMARPDVQTPPRDLRDALSVETTDDNTALRALTQFPLPKNLLAQVIQIATSSSTVKEYMQFRTVGTKVKICKLTLRWPCPMTFAAKGRRKVEAENKAAALACQKLKSLGLVDKNNNPLSHAMYNMTSLRELGENQRKPCHIKVPEATLRKIENYLNHYPLDSRDSRPPRLTDDVMNLSKESGGALSDAITGKTYIPLSESEEVRLSQNLLALWKRRGNLWQDSHPLPVDSHKEAILSAVEQHPVVVIAGDTGCGKTTRIPQLLLEHFILEGRGAQCNMVVTQPRRISAISVAQRVAQELGPNMRRNVGYQVRLESKPPSRGGALLFCTVGILLRKLQGNPRLEGVSHVIVDEVHERDVNTDFLLILLKGIQKQNRQLRLVLMSATGDNQRFSQYFGDCPVVKVPGFMYPVKEYYLEDIMSMVSRHRHYEIKQSDDECILDLELIADLILQIDAHGEPGGILCFLPGWQEIKGVQQRLLEILGPHNSRYLILPVHSNIPMMDQQSIFPRPPPGVRKIVLATNIAETSITINDIVHVVDSGTHKEERYDLKTKVSCLETVWVSKSNVIQRRGRAGRCQSGFAYHLFPHSRLDRMPTYQVPEILRTPLENLVVQTKIHQPEKTAVEFLSKALDSPDIKAVDEAVILLQEIGVLDSREALTTLGKRLAQISTDPRLAKAIVLASIYRCIQPLLLIVSCLTRDPFSSSLQNRTEVDKAKAVLSRESGSDHLAFVRAVAGWEDILRRRDSRARDDYLQDYSLYAPSLRFINGLVKQFSENLYEAYLVPTPSDCLLPSSVCNQYSEEEELVKGVLMAGLYPNLIQVRQGKVTRQGKFKPNSYTYRTKAGTVLLHKSTINRESSKLYSRWLTYFMAVKSNGGVFVRDSSQVHPLAVLLMTDTDIYVRDDGWRATISLVDSDLLVLEGDSYTIRLLRDFRVALSRMVETCLCYEMAAIPGDLHHQHSQLLDILVDLLKGPSASFGA from the exons ATGGAGCCCGAGGACCCCGTCCAGCCCTTGGAGCACAGCCCCCTCTCCAAACCCCTCCGAAGTGAAGAACTGGAGGAGGGGGAGCTCGAGGAAGGGGAACTGGAGGAGGGAGAGCTCGAGGATGATACCATCGACCTGCCCAACGGTCTCTCCATGGCACGGCCGGATGTTCAGACACCGCCCAGGGATCTCAG GGATGCACTCTCGGTGGAAACGACTGATGACAACACCGCCCTGCGTGCCCTGACTCAGTTTCCCCTGCCAAAAAACCTCCTTGCCCAGGTCATCCAGATCGCCACATCATCTTCCACCGTCAAG GAGTACATGCAGTTCCGCACGGTTGGCACCAAAGTCAAGATCTGCAAACTGACCTTGCGCTGGCCCTGCCCGATGACCTTCGCCGCCAAGGGACGTCGCAAAGTGGAAGCGGAGAACAAGGCCGCCGCCCTGGCATGTCAGAAGCTGAAG agtCTCGGTTTAGTCGACAAGAACAACAATCCGCTGAGCCATGCCATGTACAACATGACGTCTCTACGGGAGCTGGGCGAAAATCAGAGGAAACCCTGCCATATTAAAGTCCCCGAAGCCACCCTGCGCAAGATCGAGAACTACTTGAACCAC TACCCTCTTGACTCCCGGGACTCTCGACCGCCCCGGCTGACAGATGATGTGATGAACCTGAGTAAGGAGAGCGGTGGCGCCCTGAGCGATGCCATCACGGGCAAAACCTACATCCCGCTCTCCGAATCGGAAGAGGTCCGTCTCAGCCAGAATCTCCTGGCGCTCTGGAAACGGCGAGGGAACCTGTGGCAGGATAGCCACCCGCTCCCCGTGGATTCCCACAAGGAAGCTATCCTCTCAGCCGTGGAGCAGCACCCAGTCGTGGTGATCGCCGGTGATACCGGCTGTGGGAAAACCACCCGTATCCCCCAGTTGCTCCTGGAACACTTCATCCTGGAAGGCCGCGGCGCCCAATGCAACATGGTGGTCACCCAGCCCCGTCGGATCAGTGCCATTTCTGTGGCCCAGCGCGTGGCCCAAGAGCTGGGTCCCAACATGCGGCGGAATGTCGGGTACCAGGTGCGGCTGGAGAGCAAGCCGCCGTCCCGTGGGGGAGCCTTGCTCTTCTGCACTGTGGGCATCCTGTTGCGGAAACTGCAAGGCAACCCCCGACTGGAAGGGGTCAGCCACGTGATTGTGGACGAGGTCCACGAGCGGGATGTCAACACCGACTTCCTGCTCATCCTTCTGAAGGGAATTCAGAAGCAAAACCGGCAGCTGCGCCTGGTACTGATGAGCGCCACAGGGGACAACCAACGTTTCTCACAGTATTTCGGGGATTGTCCTGTGGTCAAAGTGCCAGGTTTCATGTATCCGGTCAAAGAATATTACTTGGAGGACATTATGTCCATGGTCAGCCGACATCGTCATTATGAGATTAAG caATCGGACGATGAGTGCATTCTGGACCTTGAGCTGATAGCTGATCTCATCCTTCAGATTGATGCCCACGGTGAACCAG GTGGCATCCTCTGCTTCCTTCCGGGCTGGCAGGAGATTAAAGGGGTCCAGCAACGTCTTTTGGAAATCCTGGGGCCTCACAACAGCCGCTATCTTATCTTACCAG ttcatTCCAATATCCCAATGATGGACCAGCAGAGCATCTTCCCCCGGCCTCCCCCCGGCGTGCGAAAAATCGTCCTGGCCACCAACATTGCCGAGACCTCCATCACCATCAACGACATTGTGCATGTGGTGGACAGCGGGACCCACAAGGAGGAGCGCTACGATCTGAAAACCAAG GTTTCGTGCTTGGAGACCGTCTGGGTGTCGAAATCGAACGTCATCCAACGAAGAGGACGTGCCGGGCGCTGCCAGTCCGGGTTCGCCTACCACCTCTTCCCTCACAGCCGCCTGGACCGTATGCCCACCTACCAAGTGCCCGAAATTCTGCGCACGCCTCTAGAGAACCTGGTGGTACAAACCAAGATCCACCAGCCAGAGAAGACG GCTGTTGAGTTCCTCTCTAAAGCCCTGGACAGCCCCGACATCAAAGCTGTGGACGAGGCCGTCATCCTCCTGCAGGAGATTG GAGTGCTGGATTCCCGAGAGGCTCTGACCACGCTGGGTAAGCGCCTGGCCCAGATCTCCACTGATCCCCGGCTGGCCAAGGCCATTGTGCTGGCTTCCATCTACCGTTGCATCCAGCCTCTCCTTCTCATCGTCTCCTGCCTGACCCGGGACCCCTTTAGCAGCAGCCTGCAGAACCGAACGGAGGTGGACAAG GCTAAGGCCGTGCTGAGTCGAGAGAGCGGCAGTGATCATCTGGCCTTTGTGCGGGCTGTGGCCGGCTGGGAGGACATTCTGCGGCGCCGAGACAGCCGGGCTCGCGACGACTATCTGCAGGATTACTCACTCTACGCCCCCAGTTTGCGCTTCATCAATG GCCTGGTGAAGCAATTTTCCGAGAACCTCTATGAAGCCTACCTGGTGCCGACTCCCTCAGATTGCCTCTTGCCGTCATCCGTTTGCAACCAGTATagcgaggaggaggaactggTGAAGGGAGTCCTGATGGCCGGGCTGTATCCCAACCTTatccag GTCCGGCAAGGGAAGGTGACCAGACAGGGCAAGTTCAAACCGAACAGCTACACATATCGGACCAAGGCGGGGACTGTCCTGTTACATAAATCGACCATCAACAG GGAGTCCTCCAAGCTGTACAGCCGTTGGCTGACCTACTTCATGGCGGTCAAGTCCAACGGGGGTGTCTTTGTGCGTGACTCCTCGCAGGTGCATCCACTTGCCGTGCTGCTGATGACCGATACGGACATCTATGTGCGAG ATGACGGGTGGCGTGCCACCATTTCCCTAGTGGACAGTGACCTGCTGGTGCTGGAAGGCGATTCCTACACCATACGCCTGCTCcgcgacttccgggtggctctcTCCCGGATGGTGGAAACCTGTCTCTGCTACGAGATGGCGGCCATTCCCGGCGACCTCCACCATCAACACAGCCAACTCTTGGATATCCTGGTGGATCTCCTGAAAGGCCCTTCTGCCAGCTTCGGTGCCTAA